The Candidatus Sysuiplasma acidicola genome contains the following window.
AGATAGTCTACGAGCAGCGTATCCTGTGAGCCTGCCTCAAGTGTTATGGATTCAGTTCCCTTTTTCCGGACAATTCCTATGTCTGTTATCTGGTCAAACAGTGCGTACGCAGAGTTTTCGAATATCTCATTTATGTCTTTTCCGAAGGCTTCAATCCGTATGTCGGCAGTATGTTCAAGGAGCCTGTATCTCACAGGCTGAGGTAGCTGCTGCGATATGTTAAACGTGCCGTTTTAAGTTCTGGTAACAATTTATATCACAATCTCCATTGACTGGACATGAAGAGCAGGAATGCAAGACTGTTTGAGTTCATCGGCGACAGGACAGACGCTGTCGTCATAGTCAATGGTCACGATACGCATGTCGATCAGAACTTCAGGTATTTCGTCCAGGCGGATTCCGGTGTTTTTGAAGGTTCGGCTTTAATAATCGAGAAGAAAAAGCTGAGTGTCATAACATCGCCTCTCGAAGCTAGCGCACTCTCCGGGACCGATGCATCGGTCACCGTCGCAAAAGGCGCTGACGAGTTCGATTCCAGTCTTCGGCGCAAACTCTCGGGATTCGGCAGCATAGGCATGAATTTTCCAGCCCTCACGCATGACGGTTACAGACGTGTCAGAAAGAATTTCAGGGGAAAGATCGTTGACTGCAGCAAGGCGATATCACAATGCAGGGCGGTGAAGGACGAGCATGAGCTCAGGCGCCTCTCCGTTTCGTGCAGAATCGCATCAAAGGTTGCCGCCAGCATACCGGAGATGCTGAAAGATGGAATGACTGAAAGGGAACTGTCCTCGTCTATATCTGTGGCGCTCTACGAGGAAGGCAGCGAAAGTCCTTCGTTCCCGCCTATTGTTTCGTTCGGCAGAACAAGCGCCATACCGCATTACTCCCCAGGAGGCGTCAGGCTGAAGAAGGGCAGCTTCGTTCTCGCAGACTTCGGCGGCACGTATCAGCGTTACTGTTCTGATATCACCAGGACATTCGTTTACGGCAAGGCAAACAGCAGACAGCGGGAGCTGTACAACACCGTGCTGGAGGCACAGAAGAGTGCGCTCTCTGTCATGAAGGCGGGCGTAACCGGAAAGCAGGCTGACGCCGCTGCAAGAAAGGTTATAGATGATTCCCGGTTCAAGGGAACATTCATACACAGCCTCGGTCACGGTCTTGGCATGCAGGTGCATGATGGTCAGCCTGTCCTCTGGCCCAGGGGGAAGGAGAAACTGGAACCGGGCATGGTAGTCACTGTCGAGCCGGGTGCGTATATTCAGGGTTTCGGCGGCGTGAGAATTGAAGACGACGTCGTGATAACACCTAACGGTGTGAAAATACTCACCGACGCTCCAAGGGAATTTATCGAATGCTGAGCGTGCCGCATGCGTCGGCTTCAGCCGATATGTAATGGCCCTGGAGCGGAGCGATATATTCGTCGTGCATGCCTGAACCGGTTGAATTCGCGATGAATCCGGTTCACTCCAGTTTAAGTATCCGGCGCATCTCTACAATATATTGAATGACGGAAAAAGGGCTTCCGGACAATGATGTCGATCGCAATGCCACCCTGCACGAGGGTGAACCGATGGAAACCAGGCTGGATATACCATGTCATGTGTGCGGAGAGAAGAATGTTTTGAACATTTCAGTTACGCTGCGTCTTCCGCATTTCGGAAATGCGCTTCAGATGACACATCTCTGCACCTCGTGCGGCTTCAGGCATTCGGATGTGATCATGCTTGAAAACAGAGGTCCCACGAGATGCGAGCTCTTCGTAAATACGGCTGAATTGTTGAACTCGAGGGTCCTCAGATCTAATTCCGGAACGATCAGAGTGCCTGAAATAGGCGCAGTGATAGAACCTGCCGCCGCATCAGATAGTTTCGTCTCAAATGTGGAAGGAGTGCTGGACAGAATAGTCGAGGTTGTTAAACTTGTCAGTTCCGATTCCGAACTGGATGTCTATGAGCGATGCTCGGCCCTGCTAGGCAAGATAGAGAGAATGCGAGAAGGTCGCGAAAAATTCCATCTGGTAATAGACGATCCATACGGCAACAGCGCTATATTGGGTGATGGTGTCTCCGTGAGGAAGCTCAGCGAAAAAGAAACTTCTGAGCTGCAAACGGGTGAAATGACTTTGGACTCCGGGCATATATCCGCAATCCGCACCGGTGATGAAGGAGCAGGTCACAGGTCAGGTTGGTGACTTCAGATCAATGACAAACGTCGTTCCCTGCGTGTAGTCCCCGGGAACACGTTCCTCTGCATGGATTTTCCCGTCGACACTCTCGACAATCTCCCTGACAAGAGATAAACCGAGACCAGTGCCTTTTGCAGCCGTGTCGAATCTGTGGAATAACGTTTCGCGCCGATCTGGCGAAATGCCCCCGCCGTTGTCAGATACCATCACTCTGACTATGTGTTCACTTCCGTTGTTGAGTCTTTCGGCTTTTACGACAATCTCGACAGCTGAACCGGTGCAATACTTGGCGGAATTAGAGAACAGATTCGAGAAGATCTCACCAAACAGGCTGTTCCCCTTTACCAGAACGGCATCCTCGGCAATATCAAATTTGAAGTTTATGTTCTTTGAGCCGAAGTTGAGCTTTATCAGATTCGCAGATTCCTCGACAATCCTGCTCAAGTTGAGCTCGGTCGAGGAGGCAATAGATCCTGCCTTCAATTTCATTATTTTCAGCGTATTTTCAAGAAAGCTTGTTGCAGTATCAATGGACATCAACGTCTTCCTGATGTAATCGACATCGTTCGCCCCGACAGTGCTGTTTTTCGACAAATCGATCATAAGAAGCTGCATGTAAATCCGTATGGGCTGGAATATGTTTCGCAAATCGTGCGAAATCAGTCCGGCTCTTGCCTCAGCCAGATTCCTCTGCATGGTCAAGCCGTCTTTCAGTGCATTGGTTTCTATTGCAACGGACAGCAGCCTGGTCATGGAATTTATAACTTCGGTGTCCAGTCTGTTGAATGCATTTAGCGCATTTGACTGGATATCCAGGACGGCCACGACTTTGTCATGATGTATTATTGGTGCGTCATATTCACTCTTCGTTCCGGAGCCGGCAGGGTCAAAATAAGTCTGCTCGGATTTCACGTCATTGGCAAGCATGGCAACACCGGTTTGTGCGACCTGACTGATCATGCCGCGTCCGGGCGGCAATTCAGCTCCTTTCTTCATTATGCCGAGGTCCCTGTCTTTCCACGCCATGCTCTGCAGAATCATGTTATTGCCTTCGACTTTCCAGACGGCCACATTTTCAAACCCGAGTCCGTCCGAAACCAGTCTGACTGAAGCGTCATAGAGATCATCTGTTTCAGATAAGGAAAACAGCGTATCTGTTGCGTGAATCATCGACAGAAGCTGAGTCACCGTTCTTGACTGCCTGACCGAAGTTTCTCTCTGAAATGCAAGGAAGCCTATTCCTGTGGCTATCGAGCGCAGCATCGTTATTTCGGCCCTCTCCCACCACACTCTGTCTCTTTCCCTCATACCCACCATGTGATATCTGCCGTTGGGCGCCTTCGCGATGACCGAAATATATGGAACTCCGGATGCAGCCATGAGTTTACTCGCAGTATCAGAATTCTGGGAAGAGGATATGGTCACATCCGTCTCCGACAGTACAGAGACACTGTCTGTGAGATTCAGCAATCCCGGCATCTTTGCCATAGGCACGCTGTATGACATGGCCTCCAGTTCAAGCTCCCAGTCAATGCCGTTCATCGACGTGTAACAGAATACCGATGATTGTTCAAACACAGTCGGAATAAGCTCAATCACACTGCTTGCATGCTCTCTCTGCGTCATTGAAGACAGCGTGCTGTGTCCGTCACGTATGATTTTGAACGCGCCTCTCAGATCTCTGTTGAACCACCTGTAATCCTGAAGCATGCCCCAAGCCACAAAGAGCATAGACAGCCAGATGAAGATGCTTGAAAGCCACCATGCATTATCGAACGTGACACCGGACAGAAGGTGGAGTACAATTCCTGTAGACTGCAGTCCGGCAAAAATGCACAGGCCAGTCAGACTCTTGCTGAACTGGACAATGTGCAGGCGTCTGATTTCAAGAACCACAATCATGGCTGCAACTATTGCGACAATGTGTACGGACAGATCGGCCGTGGTTTTAGATGCGGAATAGAGATAGTGGACTGGACTGAGCAATAATAAAATGAGAAACGCAAGCGATGTAAGCGACGGTCCCAGAAGCAGCAAAATCAGTTGTTTACGTCCGAATCGCTTCCGTGTTACAGTCCGGGGAATACCAACGGCAAGAATTACTAAGGTTTCGGTTGCAATGTTCGGAATCAGTATGTTGGAAATAACTGTAAGAGAATAAAATCGCATGAATGCCGACACCAGGAATAACTGGAAAAATGCAACCGAAACAACTGCATCCTGGCGGAATCCGGTCTGACCATATCTCAGCCAGTATGAAACCGTCAATACTGATGCTGTCGTCATGAAATATACAGTTGACACAAGATATATTTCCGTCTCAAGCTGTGTTCCGTGCAGTAAAATCCCCAACACATTCACGATTGACAATGCGATTAGTGATGAAATGATGGCGGCCACCGGGAGCCACCAGCGAGCCAGATGTGATAGCCCCCTCTTCAGTGGCACGCTTTTCATGAATGTAATTGTCATCCCTTTACGATCCCCGTTTAGCCGGACGCATCTGCTCGTTCGTTAAAGAAAATCTTCTTCTCAACATATATAATGCATTCGTGCACAGTTTGCCTACAGGTGAATCTGAGCGCATATCTTCGATATGCCCAGGGCAGGCTCAGGAGGTTACCTCCATTGCGGGCTGAAGCCCACTGTCCTGATACTGCGACTTGTTGGCAGCACAGCATCGCTTTTATATGGCATCTGTGAATTGTGCAATCGGCGCCACCATAGCTCAGGCGGTAGAGCGGCTGACTTGTATCTGATGCAGGCAATCAGCAGGCCGGGAGTTCAAATCTCCCTGGTGGCTCCAGTGCGATTCCGGCATCTGACACCTGTAACGCCGCTGTCCTTCCTCATGTGCAGCGAAGCAGGAATGCGGCAATTGAACCATTCAAAGGCATGCGGAAGGCATTCGCACCTTAACAACATCATGTCTCTTTCCTTGCACCGCCAAATTTCGAAAAGCATTAATCGTTATTGACTTTACTCACCCCCATGACGTCCAGCCGTTCAAAGGATGCGGGTCTTCACAACGAATGGGGCACACTCAGAACTTTCAGCTCAGGTGGCAGGACATTGCATTATTATTCCCTGCCGGCCCTCGAAGAGGCAGGCATCGGGCCTGTCTCCACTCTTCCGCTCTCAATAAGAATTGTGCTGGAATCGCTGTTAAGAAACATGGACGGCAAGGCCGTAACCGAGCGTGACGTCAGAGCGCTGGCAAACTGGAACGCCACTTCCCCTGCAGATGTCGAAGTTCCATTCAAGGTTGCCAGAGTTCTCATGCAGGATCTCACGGGCGTTCCAGCTATCGTCGATCTGGCGGCGATGAGGGATGCTGTAAAGAAGCTTGAAAAGGATCCAGGACTGATTGAGCCGCAGGTGCCTGTAGACCTTGTGATAGACCATTCAGTTCAGGTCGACTCTTTCGGCACTTCCGAGTCGTTCGTGCTCAACAGGGAAATCGAGTTCAAGAGAAACCATGAGCGTTACCTGTTTCTCAAATGGGCAGCAACCGCATTCCATAACCTCAGAGTCATGCCCCCCTCGCTGGGCATCGTGCACCAGGTGAATCTTGAGTATCTGGCCACCTGCGTAACAGTGCGATCTCAGGGAGGCGTGGAGATGGCGTATCCGGATACGCTCGTCGGCACCGATTCGCACACAACGATGGTTAACGGAATAGGTGTGCTGGCCTTCGGCGTCGGTGGTATCGAGGCCGAGGCAGCGACACTCAATCAGCCGGTCACTTTCGCGCAGCCTGAAGTCGTTGGCGTCCATGTTGTCAACAGAATGAATGAGGGTGTGACCGCAACAGACGTCGTGCTCACGCTTACACAACTGATGCGTAAACACAAAGTGGTAGGCAAATTCGTGGAATTTTACGGGCCCGGTATAGCAAATCTCAGCATACCGGACCGTGCGACGCTCACCAACATGTGTCCGGAATACGGTGCTACAATAGCGCTCTTCCCCATCGACGAGAAGACGCTGGATTATCTCAGGCTCACGGCCAGAGCTGAAGACCATATTTCCATCGTGAAAGAGTATTGCCGTCTGCAGGCCTTTGATGTCATTGATTATTCAAAAGTGAAGTACAGCAGCACAATGGAATTGGATTTGTCAGCAGTCAGGCCAAGTGTAGCGGGACCGAAACTTCCGCAATCCAGAATCGATCTCGCCGATATTGGTGCAAATTTCCTGAGTTCCTTCCCTACGGTACAACGCTCTGCGGCCGTTGCGGATTCCGGCCGGAATGCCAGTCTGATGCAGGAGAAGCGGTTGGGCAAGGGCAGCGTAGGCATTGAATATCCGCCCGGGGTAAACACCACCATCTCAGACGGAGATGTCGTGATCGCGGCAATAACCAGCTGCACAAATACCAGCAACCCGGAAGTCATGATCGCTGCTGGCCTTCTTGCCAGGAATGCTGTTGAGAGGGGGCTGAAAGTTGAAAAGAAGGTAAAGACGAGCCTTGCACCTGGATCCAGGGTTGTGACCGATTATCTGCAGAGAGCCGGTCTCATGGAACCGCTGGAGAAACTCGGTTTCTATCTTGTCGGATACGGCTGTACGACGTGTATAGGAAACAGCGGACCGCTTCCGGGACCGGTATCCGCGGCCATTACTGAAAACAAGCTGTCTGTCGCAAGCGTTCTTTCCGGCAACAGGAACTTTGAAGCGCGCATTCACGGCGATGTGATGGCAAATTACCTGATGTCGCCGCCGCTCGTGGTGGCGTTCGCCATTGCCGGAACCGTTCTCACCGATCTCACTAGAGACCCTCTTTCCAGAGGTGGTGCGGAAAAGGTCTACCTCCGCGACATATGGCCTTCAAATGAGGAAGTACGGAAGGCACTTTCTCTGGCGCTTACGCCCGAAATGTTCAGGCAGCGCTATTCCGATGTGGACACTGCAAACGATGAATGGAACAAACTCCGGGCTCCGGAAGGGACGCTCTATGCCTGGGACGACGAAAGCACGTACATACAGCTTCCGCCCTTCTTCACGGAAGTCGGGCAGCAGGTGGCGCGGTTGAGAATCAGAATAAGCGATGCAAGGGTGCTCGCGGTATTCGGTGATGCTGTCACAACCGATCACATTTCTCCGGCTGGTGCATTTTCACCGGAAACGCCGGCCGGAAAATATCTGATTTCCAGAGGAGTCGCTGCGGCGAATTTCAATACTTACGGGGCGAGGCGTGGAAACGACAAGGTCATGGTCAGGGGAACATTTGCCAACAAACGTATAAGGAACCTTCTGGTTCCAGGCGTCGAAGGAGGCTTCACGCGTCACTTCCCGGACGGAGAAAAAATGACAATATTCGATGCATCCCTCAGATACAGAGATGAAGGCGTTCCGCTGGTCGTGTTCGCAGGTGCGGAGTACGGCACGGGCAGCTCGCGCGACTGGGCGGCAAAGGGACCGAAACTTCTCGGAGTCAATGCGGTCATAGCAAAATCATTCGAAAGAATTCACAGGAGTAATCTCATTGGCATGGGCATACTTCCGCTTCAGTTCAGCCCCGGGGAAGACGTGCGGTCGCTCGACATCGACGTTGCGGAAACGGTGACAATAGAACTGCCGGACAGGCTGACGCCAAGGGCAAAGGCAAAACTGTCGTTCAGTAAC
Protein-coding sequences here:
- a CDS encoding Xaa-Pro peptidase family protein — translated: MKSRNARLFEFIGDRTDAVVIVNGHDTHVDQNFRYFVQADSGVFEGSALIIEKKKLSVITSPLEASALSGTDASVTVAKGADEFDSSLRRKLSGFGSIGMNFPALTHDGYRRVRKNFRGKIVDCSKAISQCRAVKDEHELRRLSVSCRIASKVAASIPEMLKDGMTERELSSSISVALYEEGSESPSFPPIVSFGRTSAIPHYSPGGVRLKKGSFVLADFGGTYQRYCSDITRTFVYGKANSRQRELYNTVLEAQKSALSVMKAGVTGKQADAAARKVIDDSRFKGTFIHSLGHGLGMQVHDGQPVLWPRGKEKLEPGMVVTVEPGAYIQGFGGVRIEDDVVITPNGVKILTDAPREFIEC
- a CDS encoding ZPR1 zinc finger domain-containing protein, with protein sequence MTEKGLPDNDVDRNATLHEGEPMETRLDIPCHVCGEKNVLNISVTLRLPHFGNALQMTHLCTSCGFRHSDVIMLENRGPTRCELFVNTAELLNSRVLRSNSGTIRVPEIGAVIEPAAASDSFVSNVEGVLDRIVEVVKLVSSDSELDVYERCSALLGKIERMREGREKFHLVIDDPYGNSAILGDGVSVRKLSEKETSELQTGEMTLDSGHISAIRTGDEGAGHRSGW
- a CDS encoding GAF domain-containing protein; translated protein: MTTASVLTVSYWLRYGQTGFRQDAVVSVAFFQLFLVSAFMRFYSLTVISNILIPNIATETLVILAVGIPRTVTRKRFGRKQLILLLLGPSLTSLAFLILLLLSPVHYLYSASKTTADLSVHIVAIVAAMIVVLEIRRLHIVQFSKSLTGLCIFAGLQSTGIVLHLLSGVTFDNAWWLSSIFIWLSMLFVAWGMLQDYRWFNRDLRGAFKIIRDGHSTLSSMTQREHASSVIELIPTVFEQSSVFCYTSMNGIDWELELEAMSYSVPMAKMPGLLNLTDSVSVLSETDVTISSSQNSDTASKLMAASGVPYISVIAKAPNGRYHMVGMRERDRVWWERAEITMLRSIATGIGFLAFQRETSVRQSRTVTQLLSMIHATDTLFSLSETDDLYDASVRLVSDGLGFENVAVWKVEGNNMILQSMAWKDRDLGIMKKGAELPPGRGMISQVAQTGVAMLANDVKSEQTYFDPAGSGTKSEYDAPIIHHDKVVAVLDIQSNALNAFNRLDTEVINSMTRLLSVAIETNALKDGLTMQRNLAEARAGLISHDLRNIFQPIRIYMQLLMIDLSKNSTVGANDVDYIRKTLMSIDTATSFLENTLKIMKLKAGSIASSTELNLSRIVEESANLIKLNFGSKNINFKFDIAEDAVLVKGNSLFGEIFSNLFSNSAKYCTGSAVEIVVKAERLNNGSEHIVRVMVSDNGGGISPDRRETLFHRFDTAAKGTGLGLSLVREIVESVDGKIHAEERVPGDYTQGTTFVIDLKSPT
- the acnA gene encoding aconitate hydratase AcnA, whose amino-acid sequence is MTSSRSKDAGLHNEWGTLRTFSSGGRTLHYYSLPALEEAGIGPVSTLPLSIRIVLESLLRNMDGKAVTERDVRALANWNATSPADVEVPFKVARVLMQDLTGVPAIVDLAAMRDAVKKLEKDPGLIEPQVPVDLVIDHSVQVDSFGTSESFVLNREIEFKRNHERYLFLKWAATAFHNLRVMPPSLGIVHQVNLEYLATCVTVRSQGGVEMAYPDTLVGTDSHTTMVNGIGVLAFGVGGIEAEAATLNQPVTFAQPEVVGVHVVNRMNEGVTATDVVLTLTQLMRKHKVVGKFVEFYGPGIANLSIPDRATLTNMCPEYGATIALFPIDEKTLDYLRLTARAEDHISIVKEYCRLQAFDVIDYSKVKYSSTMELDLSAVRPSVAGPKLPQSRIDLADIGANFLSSFPTVQRSAAVADSGRNASLMQEKRLGKGSVGIEYPPGVNTTISDGDVVIAAITSCTNTSNPEVMIAAGLLARNAVERGLKVEKKVKTSLAPGSRVVTDYLQRAGLMEPLEKLGFYLVGYGCTTCIGNSGPLPGPVSAAITENKLSVASVLSGNRNFEARIHGDVMANYLMSPPLVVAFAIAGTVLTDLTRDPLSRGGAEKVYLRDIWPSNEEVRKALSLALTPEMFRQRYSDVDTANDEWNKLRAPEGTLYAWDDESTYIQLPPFFTEVGQQVARLRIRISDARVLAVFGDAVTTDHISPAGAFSPETPAGKYLISRGVAAANFNTYGARRGNDKVMVRGTFANKRIRNLLVPGVEGGFTRHFPDGEKMTIFDASLRYRDEGVPLVVFAGAEYGTGSSRDWAAKGPKLLGVNAVIAKSFERIHRSNLIGMGILPLQFSPGEDVRSLDIDVAETVTIELPDRLTPRAKAKLSFSNAKTHSVESTTLDVRIDTEIEVEYYTHGGILHYVLSRLLN